The following coding sequences are from one Equus caballus isolate H_3958 breed thoroughbred chromosome 27, TB-T2T, whole genome shotgun sequence window:
- the SARAF gene encoding store-operated calcium entry-associated regulatory factor isoform X1 has protein sequence MAAAGGPEAAGPCPRLSLLLLLLIAGPALGWSDPDRILLRDIKALTLHYDRYTTSRRLDPIPQLRCVGGTAGCDSYTPKVIQCQNKGWDGYDVQWECKTDLDIAYKFGKTVVSCEGYESSEDQYVLRGSCGLEYNLDYTELGLKKLRESGKNHGFNSFSNYYNKLYSPDSSGMSGLITIVVLLAIAFGVYKLFLSDGQDSPPPYSEYPPYSHPYQRFTSSSGPPPAGFKSEFTGPHGAASGFGSAFTGQQGYANSGPGFWTGLGTGGILGYLFGSNRAATPFSDSWYHPSCPSSSSSMWNSRAYSPLRRGPGYSASSNSETRTRTASGYGGTRRR, from the exons ATGGCCGCGGCCGGCGGGCCGGAAGCAGCCGGGCCCTGCCCTCGCCTCAGCCTCCTTTTGCTTCTGCTGATCgcaggccctgccctgggctggagCGACCCTG ACAGAATATTGTTACGGGATATAAAAGCTCTTACCCTCCACTATGACCGCTATACCACCTCCCGTAGACTGGATCCAATCCCACAGTTGAGATGTGTTGGAGGCACAGCTGGATGTGATTCTTACACCCCAAAAGTCATACAGTGTCAGAACAAAGGCTGGGATGGTTATGATGTACAG TGGGAATGTAAGACCGATTTAGACATTGCATACAAATTTGGAAAAACCGTGGTGAGCTGTGAAGGCTATGAATCCTCTGAAGACCAGTATGTACTGAGAGGTTCCTGTGGCTTGGAGTATAACTTAGATTACACGGAACTTGGCCTGAAGAAACTGAGAGAGTCTGGAAAAAACCATGGCTTTAACTCTTTCTCTAATTATTATAATAAGCTGTACTCCCCAGATTCCTCTGGCATGAGTGGATTGATTACCATCGTGGTGCTCCTTGCTATTGCCTTTGGAGTTTATAAGTTGTTCCTTAGTGATGGTCAAGATTCTCCTCCACCGTATTCTGAGTATCCGCCGTATTCCCATCCTTATCAGAGATTCACTAGCTCATCAGGACCCCCTCCCGCGGGCTTTAAGTCTGAGTTCACAG gaCCGCATGGTGCAGCTTCGGGTTTTGGCAGTGCTTTCACGGGACAACAAGGATATGCCAATTCAGGGCCAGGGTTCTGGACTGGCTTGGGAACTGGAGGAATATTAGGATATTTGTTTGGCAGCAACAG AGCAGCAACCCCCTTTTCAGACTCCTGGTATCACCCATCCTGTCCTTCCTCGTCCTCCAGCATGTGGAACAGCCGGGCTTACTCACCACTTCGCAGAGGCCCAGGTTATTCAGCAAGTTCAAACTCAGAGACAAGAACCAGGACAGCATCAG GATATGGTGGTACTAGAAGAcgataa
- the SARAF gene encoding store-operated calcium entry-associated regulatory factor isoform X2 → MAAAGGPEAAGPCPRLSLLLLLLIAGPALGWSDPDRILLRDIKALTLHYDRYTTSRRLDPIPQLRCVGGTAGCDSYTPKVIQCQNKGWDGYDVQWECKTDLDIAYKFGKTVVSCEGYESSEDQYVLRGSCGLEYNLDYTELGLKKLRESGKNHGFNSFSNYYNKLYSPDSSGMSGLITIVVLLAIAFGVYKLFLSDGQDSPPPYSEYPPYSHPYQRFTSSSGPPPAGFKSEFTGPHGAASGFGSAFTGQQGYANSGPGFWTGLGTGGILGYLFGSNSNPLFRLLVSPILSFLVLQHVEQPGLLTTSQRPRLFSKFKLRDKNQDSIRIWWY, encoded by the exons ATGGCCGCGGCCGGCGGGCCGGAAGCAGCCGGGCCCTGCCCTCGCCTCAGCCTCCTTTTGCTTCTGCTGATCgcaggccctgccctgggctggagCGACCCTG ACAGAATATTGTTACGGGATATAAAAGCTCTTACCCTCCACTATGACCGCTATACCACCTCCCGTAGACTGGATCCAATCCCACAGTTGAGATGTGTTGGAGGCACAGCTGGATGTGATTCTTACACCCCAAAAGTCATACAGTGTCAGAACAAAGGCTGGGATGGTTATGATGTACAG TGGGAATGTAAGACCGATTTAGACATTGCATACAAATTTGGAAAAACCGTGGTGAGCTGTGAAGGCTATGAATCCTCTGAAGACCAGTATGTACTGAGAGGTTCCTGTGGCTTGGAGTATAACTTAGATTACACGGAACTTGGCCTGAAGAAACTGAGAGAGTCTGGAAAAAACCATGGCTTTAACTCTTTCTCTAATTATTATAATAAGCTGTACTCCCCAGATTCCTCTGGCATGAGTGGATTGATTACCATCGTGGTGCTCCTTGCTATTGCCTTTGGAGTTTATAAGTTGTTCCTTAGTGATGGTCAAGATTCTCCTCCACCGTATTCTGAGTATCCGCCGTATTCCCATCCTTATCAGAGATTCACTAGCTCATCAGGACCCCCTCCCGCGGGCTTTAAGTCTGAGTTCACAG gaCCGCATGGTGCAGCTTCGGGTTTTGGCAGTGCTTTCACGGGACAACAAGGATATGCCAATTCAGGGCCAGGGTTCTGGACTGGCTTGGGAACTGGAGGAATATTAGGATATTTGTTTGGCAGCAACAG CAACCCCCTTTTCAGACTCCTGGTATCACCCATCCTGTCCTTCCTCGTCCTCCAGCATGTGGAACAGCCGGGCTTACTCACCACTTCGCAGAGGCCCAGGTTATTCAGCAAGTTCAAACTCAGAGACAAGAACCAGGACAGCATCAG GATATGGTGGTACTAG
- the SARAF gene encoding store-operated calcium entry-associated regulatory factor isoform X3, whose product MAAAGGPEAAGPCPRLSLLLLLLIAGPALGWSDPDRILLRDIKALTLHYDRYTTSRRLDPIPQLRCVGGTAGCDSYTPKVIQCQNKGWDGYDVQWECKTDLDIAYKFGKTVVSCEGYESSEDQYVLRGSCGLEYNLDYTELGLKKLRESGKNHGFNSFSNYYNKLYSPDSSGMSGLITIVVLLAIAFGVYKLFLSDGQDSPPPYSEYPPYSHPYQRFTSSSGPPPAGFKSEFTGPHGAASGFGSAFTGQQGYANSGPGFWTGLGTGGILGYLFGSNSMWNSRAYSPLRRGPGYSASSNSETRTRTASGYGGTRRR is encoded by the exons ATGGCCGCGGCCGGCGGGCCGGAAGCAGCCGGGCCCTGCCCTCGCCTCAGCCTCCTTTTGCTTCTGCTGATCgcaggccctgccctgggctggagCGACCCTG ACAGAATATTGTTACGGGATATAAAAGCTCTTACCCTCCACTATGACCGCTATACCACCTCCCGTAGACTGGATCCAATCCCACAGTTGAGATGTGTTGGAGGCACAGCTGGATGTGATTCTTACACCCCAAAAGTCATACAGTGTCAGAACAAAGGCTGGGATGGTTATGATGTACAG TGGGAATGTAAGACCGATTTAGACATTGCATACAAATTTGGAAAAACCGTGGTGAGCTGTGAAGGCTATGAATCCTCTGAAGACCAGTATGTACTGAGAGGTTCCTGTGGCTTGGAGTATAACTTAGATTACACGGAACTTGGCCTGAAGAAACTGAGAGAGTCTGGAAAAAACCATGGCTTTAACTCTTTCTCTAATTATTATAATAAGCTGTACTCCCCAGATTCCTCTGGCATGAGTGGATTGATTACCATCGTGGTGCTCCTTGCTATTGCCTTTGGAGTTTATAAGTTGTTCCTTAGTGATGGTCAAGATTCTCCTCCACCGTATTCTGAGTATCCGCCGTATTCCCATCCTTATCAGAGATTCACTAGCTCATCAGGACCCCCTCCCGCGGGCTTTAAGTCTGAGTTCACAG gaCCGCATGGTGCAGCTTCGGGTTTTGGCAGTGCTTTCACGGGACAACAAGGATATGCCAATTCAGGGCCAGGGTTCTGGACTGGCTTGGGAACTGGAGGAATATTAGGATATTTGTTTGGCAGCAACAG CATGTGGAACAGCCGGGCTTACTCACCACTTCGCAGAGGCCCAGGTTATTCAGCAAGTTCAAACTCAGAGACAAGAACCAGGACAGCATCAG GATATGGTGGTACTAGAAGAcgataa